A stretch of the Acyrthosiphon pisum isolate AL4f chromosome A2, pea_aphid_22Mar2018_4r6ur, whole genome shotgun sequence genome encodes the following:
- the Rpl10 gene encoding ribosomal protein L10 → MGRRPARCYRYCKNKPYPKSRFCRGVPDPKIRIFDLGKKKARVDDFPLCVHLVSDEYEQLSSEALEAGRICANKYMVKHCGKDQFHIRMRLHPFHVIRINKMLSCAGADRLQTGMRGAFGKPQGTVARVHIGQPIMSVRSSDRYKAAVIEALRRAKFKFPGRQKIYVSKKWGFTKYDREEYETLKEDGRLAPDGANVKFRPDHGPLDNWRKVQRELLAV, encoded by the exons ATGGGCCGTCGTCCTGCGAGATG TTATCGTTACTGCAAAAACAAGCCGTACCCAAAATCACGGTTTTGTCGTGGTGTGCCAGATCCCAAAATTAGGATCTTCGATTTGGGAAAAAAGAAGGCTAGAGTCGATGATTTTCCGTTATGTGTACATCTT GTATCTGATGAATATGAACAATTGTCGTCTGAAGCTTTGGAAGCTGGGCGTATTTGTGCCAATAAATACATGGTGAAACATTGCGGTAAAGACCAGTTCCACATTCGTATGAGACTTCATCCGTTCCATGTCATTCGTATCAATAAGATGTTGTCATGTGCTGGAGCTGATAG GCTCCAGACTGGAATGAGAGGAGCTTTTGGTAAGCCTCAAGGTACAGTTGCTCGTGTACACATTGGTCAACCAATCATGAGTGTTCGCTCATCTGATAGATACAAAGCAGCTGTTATTGAAGCTTTACGTCGTGCTAAATTCAAGTTCCCTGGTCGCCAAAAG ATTTATGTTAGCAAAAAATGgggatttacaaaatatgaccGTGAAGAATATGAAACATTGAAGGAAGATGGAAGACTAGCTCCCGATGGTGCCAATGTTAAATTCCGCCCTGACCATGGACCATTAGATAACTGGAGAAAAGTTCAGAGGGAACTTCTTGCTGTTTAA
- the LOC100168653 gene encoding inhibitor of growth protein 3 isoform X1: MLYLEDYLENIEHLPQEMRNRFTKMREMDLQVENSMDCIKKNVDTLFLKADNLKPEELETNFKAIMKEGEKSVEQSDEKVTLANHMHDLMSKYLRRLDHELHKFKMELEADHSGITGLIEKRSLDSEQSNIIIPNQKENKYQLNRCLFGDKQEALNHVSTSKQKSTSIASNSTSSGDVASPSQRDTSPANSRNVSSSLAYTLGHMGAGSPAIAAAASQAIVATQQYVVKNTLSQGRRTASLKASLEAINSGATLTGQMSSTSGVLPSELPISKELAGVAHLVNPNIDGTRKHRRRGGTQNSQTSTEEDVDEPIDPNEPRYCICNQVAYGTMVACDNKGCPYEWYHCECVGITDPPKGKWYCPQCITTMKSRRSRKTT; this comes from the exons aCTCTATggattgcataaaaaaaaatgtggatacTTTGTTTTTAAAAGCAGATAATCTGAAACCAGAAGAATTAGAAACTAATTTTAAAGCAATCATGAAAGAAGGAGAAAAATCTGTTGAACAATctg atgaaAAAGTTACGTTGGCTAACCATATGCATGACcttatgtcaaaatatttgagaCGATTAGATCATGAgttacacaaatttaaaatggaaCTAGAAGCTGATCATAGTGGTATTACTGGACtaattgaaaaaa gaagTTTGGATTCAGAAcagagtaatattataattcccaatcaaaaagaaaataaatatcaattgaaTAGATGTCTTTTTGGTG ACAAACAAGAAGCATTAAATCATGTTAGCACTTCCAAACAAAAATCAACTTCAATAGCTTCAAATTCTACTAGTAGTGGTGATGTAGCATCTCCTTCACAGCGTGATACAAGTCCTGCAAACTCTCGAAATGTTTCATCTTCATTAGCATACACATTGGGACATATGGGAGCTGGAAGTCCTGCAATTGCAGCAGCTGCATCTCAAGCTATTGTTGCTACTCaacaa tacGTGGTCAAAAACACT TTGTCTCAAGGTCGTAGAACAGCTAGTCTGAAAGCATCTCTTGAAGCAATTAATTCTGGTGCTACGTTGACAGGTCAAATGAGTTCTACTTCCGGTGTTCTACCATCAGAATTGCCTATTAGTAAAGAATTAGCAGGTGTTGCACATTTAGTCAATCCAAATATAGATGGAACTAGAAAACATAGAAG GCGAGGTGGTACTCAAAATTCGCAAACGTCAACTGAAGAAGATGTGGATGAACCTATTGATCCCAATGAACCTCGTTATTGTATATGTAATCAAGTTGCTTATGGTACAATGGTTGCTTGTGATAATAAAggg TGTCCATATGAATGGTATCATTGTGAATGTGTCGGTATAACTGATCCACCGAAAGGTAAATGGTATTGTCCTCAATGTATTACAACAATGAAGAGTCGTAGATCACGAAAAACTACATGA
- the LOC100168653 gene encoding inhibitor of growth protein 3 isoform X2: MLYLEDYLENIEHLPQEMRNRFTKMREMDLQVENSMDCIKKNVDTLFLKADNLKPEELETNFKAIMKEGEKSVEQSDEKVTLANHMHDLMSKYLRRLDHELHKFKMELEADHSGITGLIEKRSLDSEQSNIIIPNQKENKYQLNRCLFGDKQEALNHVSTSKQKSTSIASNSTSSGDVASPSQRDTSPANSRNVSSSLAYTLGHMGAGSPAIAAAASQAIVATQQLSQGRRTASLKASLEAINSGATLTGQMSSTSGVLPSELPISKELAGVAHLVNPNIDGTRKHRRRGGTQNSQTSTEEDVDEPIDPNEPRYCICNQVAYGTMVACDNKGCPYEWYHCECVGITDPPKGKWYCPQCITTMKSRRSRKTT, translated from the exons aCTCTATggattgcataaaaaaaaatgtggatacTTTGTTTTTAAAAGCAGATAATCTGAAACCAGAAGAATTAGAAACTAATTTTAAAGCAATCATGAAAGAAGGAGAAAAATCTGTTGAACAATctg atgaaAAAGTTACGTTGGCTAACCATATGCATGACcttatgtcaaaatatttgagaCGATTAGATCATGAgttacacaaatttaaaatggaaCTAGAAGCTGATCATAGTGGTATTACTGGACtaattgaaaaaa gaagTTTGGATTCAGAAcagagtaatattataattcccaatcaaaaagaaaataaatatcaattgaaTAGATGTCTTTTTGGTG ACAAACAAGAAGCATTAAATCATGTTAGCACTTCCAAACAAAAATCAACTTCAATAGCTTCAAATTCTACTAGTAGTGGTGATGTAGCATCTCCTTCACAGCGTGATACAAGTCCTGCAAACTCTCGAAATGTTTCATCTTCATTAGCATACACATTGGGACATATGGGAGCTGGAAGTCCTGCAATTGCAGCAGCTGCATCTCAAGCTATTGTTGCTACTCaacaa TTGTCTCAAGGTCGTAGAACAGCTAGTCTGAAAGCATCTCTTGAAGCAATTAATTCTGGTGCTACGTTGACAGGTCAAATGAGTTCTACTTCCGGTGTTCTACCATCAGAATTGCCTATTAGTAAAGAATTAGCAGGTGTTGCACATTTAGTCAATCCAAATATAGATGGAACTAGAAAACATAGAAG GCGAGGTGGTACTCAAAATTCGCAAACGTCAACTGAAGAAGATGTGGATGAACCTATTGATCCCAATGAACCTCGTTATTGTATATGTAATCAAGTTGCTTATGGTACAATGGTTGCTTGTGATAATAAAggg TGTCCATATGAATGGTATCATTGTGAATGTGTCGGTATAACTGATCCACCGAAAGGTAAATGGTATTGTCCTCAATGTATTACAACAATGAAGAGTCGTAGATCACGAAAAACTACATGA
- the LOC100168653 gene encoding inhibitor of growth protein 3 isoform X4: MDCIKKNVDTLFLKADNLKPEELETNFKAIMKEGEKSVEQSDEKVTLANHMHDLMSKYLRRLDHELHKFKMELEADHSGITGLIEKRSLDSEQSNIIIPNQKENKYQLNRCLFGDKQEALNHVSTSKQKSTSIASNSTSSGDVASPSQRDTSPANSRNVSSSLAYTLGHMGAGSPAIAAAASQAIVATQQYVVKNTLSQGRRTASLKASLEAINSGATLTGQMSSTSGVLPSELPISKELAGVAHLVNPNIDGTRKHRRRGGTQNSQTSTEEDVDEPIDPNEPRYCICNQVAYGTMVACDNKGCPYEWYHCECVGITDPPKGKWYCPQCITTMKSRRSRKTT; encoded by the exons ATggattgcataaaaaaaaatgtggatacTTTGTTTTTAAAAGCAGATAATCTGAAACCAGAAGAATTAGAAACTAATTTTAAAGCAATCATGAAAGAAGGAGAAAAATCTGTTGAACAATctg atgaaAAAGTTACGTTGGCTAACCATATGCATGACcttatgtcaaaatatttgagaCGATTAGATCATGAgttacacaaatttaaaatggaaCTAGAAGCTGATCATAGTGGTATTACTGGACtaattgaaaaaa gaagTTTGGATTCAGAAcagagtaatattataattcccaatcaaaaagaaaataaatatcaattgaaTAGATGTCTTTTTGGTG ACAAACAAGAAGCATTAAATCATGTTAGCACTTCCAAACAAAAATCAACTTCAATAGCTTCAAATTCTACTAGTAGTGGTGATGTAGCATCTCCTTCACAGCGTGATACAAGTCCTGCAAACTCTCGAAATGTTTCATCTTCATTAGCATACACATTGGGACATATGGGAGCTGGAAGTCCTGCAATTGCAGCAGCTGCATCTCAAGCTATTGTTGCTACTCaacaa tacGTGGTCAAAAACACT TTGTCTCAAGGTCGTAGAACAGCTAGTCTGAAAGCATCTCTTGAAGCAATTAATTCTGGTGCTACGTTGACAGGTCAAATGAGTTCTACTTCCGGTGTTCTACCATCAGAATTGCCTATTAGTAAAGAATTAGCAGGTGTTGCACATTTAGTCAATCCAAATATAGATGGAACTAGAAAACATAGAAG GCGAGGTGGTACTCAAAATTCGCAAACGTCAACTGAAGAAGATGTGGATGAACCTATTGATCCCAATGAACCTCGTTATTGTATATGTAATCAAGTTGCTTATGGTACAATGGTTGCTTGTGATAATAAAggg TGTCCATATGAATGGTATCATTGTGAATGTGTCGGTATAACTGATCCACCGAAAGGTAAATGGTATTGTCCTCAATGTATTACAACAATGAAGAGTCGTAGATCACGAAAAACTACATGA
- the LOC100168653 gene encoding inhibitor of growth protein 3 isoform X3: MFKNVLFQNVLLIEFTKTNNLTTFNSMDCIKKNVDTLFLKADNLKPEELETNFKAIMKEGEKSVEQSDEKVTLANHMHDLMSKYLRRLDHELHKFKMELEADHSGITGLIEKRSLDSEQSNIIIPNQKENKYQLNRCLFGDKQEALNHVSTSKQKSTSIASNSTSSGDVASPSQRDTSPANSRNVSSSLAYTLGHMGAGSPAIAAAASQAIVATQQYVVKNTLSQGRRTASLKASLEAINSGATLTGQMSSTSGVLPSELPISKELAGVAHLVNPNIDGTRKHRRRGGTQNSQTSTEEDVDEPIDPNEPRYCICNQVAYGTMVACDNKGCPYEWYHCECVGITDPPKGKWYCPQCITTMKSRRSRKTT, from the exons aCTCTATggattgcataaaaaaaaatgtggatacTTTGTTTTTAAAAGCAGATAATCTGAAACCAGAAGAATTAGAAACTAATTTTAAAGCAATCATGAAAGAAGGAGAAAAATCTGTTGAACAATctg atgaaAAAGTTACGTTGGCTAACCATATGCATGACcttatgtcaaaatatttgagaCGATTAGATCATGAgttacacaaatttaaaatggaaCTAGAAGCTGATCATAGTGGTATTACTGGACtaattgaaaaaa gaagTTTGGATTCAGAAcagagtaatattataattcccaatcaaaaagaaaataaatatcaattgaaTAGATGTCTTTTTGGTG ACAAACAAGAAGCATTAAATCATGTTAGCACTTCCAAACAAAAATCAACTTCAATAGCTTCAAATTCTACTAGTAGTGGTGATGTAGCATCTCCTTCACAGCGTGATACAAGTCCTGCAAACTCTCGAAATGTTTCATCTTCATTAGCATACACATTGGGACATATGGGAGCTGGAAGTCCTGCAATTGCAGCAGCTGCATCTCAAGCTATTGTTGCTACTCaacaa tacGTGGTCAAAAACACT TTGTCTCAAGGTCGTAGAACAGCTAGTCTGAAAGCATCTCTTGAAGCAATTAATTCTGGTGCTACGTTGACAGGTCAAATGAGTTCTACTTCCGGTGTTCTACCATCAGAATTGCCTATTAGTAAAGAATTAGCAGGTGTTGCACATTTAGTCAATCCAAATATAGATGGAACTAGAAAACATAGAAG GCGAGGTGGTACTCAAAATTCGCAAACGTCAACTGAAGAAGATGTGGATGAACCTATTGATCCCAATGAACCTCGTTATTGTATATGTAATCAAGTTGCTTATGGTACAATGGTTGCTTGTGATAATAAAggg TGTCCATATGAATGGTATCATTGTGAATGTGTCGGTATAACTGATCCACCGAAAGGTAAATGGTATTGTCCTCAATGTATTACAACAATGAAGAGTCGTAGATCACGAAAAACTACATGA